Proteins found in one Rhodobacteraceae bacterium D3-12 genomic segment:
- a CDS encoding mechanosensitive ion channel, whose protein sequence is MDQTTTTTEPQGFIAQLFQTDIYDGKSLADLVTLESLFDLAGNVVAAILIIFAGFVIAGFLKRRIVRVGERYEHLDVTLFRFLGNVTRYTVLAFTALFVLNTFGVQTTSIVAVIGAAGLAIGLALQGTLSNVAAGVMIVMFRPLKIGDFVEVNDVMGTVKDITLNYTELADLSNVQVIVPNSEVWGNTIKNYSTNATRRAEWTFGVGYGVNLAAAEQVIRDTILADERALSDPEPFFQVTNLGDSSVDFLVRVWCDAGDYFQFKADMTRKVKEAMDAGDIDIPFPTRTLVHDTPVLVRDDSEEVAQAS, encoded by the coding sequence ATGGATCAGACGACCACGACGACCGAACCGCAGGGGTTCATTGCGCAATTGTTTCAAACCGACATCTATGACGGCAAGTCTTTGGCCGATCTGGTGACGCTGGAGAGCCTGTTTGATCTGGCGGGCAATGTGGTGGCCGCGATCCTGATCATCTTTGCCGGTTTTGTTATCGCGGGGTTTTTGAAGCGCCGGATTGTGCGGGTCGGGGAGCGGTATGAGCATCTGGATGTGACGCTGTTCCGGTTTCTGGGGAATGTGACGCGTTACACTGTGCTGGCGTTTACCGCTCTGTTTGTTCTGAACACATTCGGGGTGCAGACCACGTCGATTGTTGCGGTTATCGGTGCTGCCGGTCTGGCGATTGGCTTGGCGTTGCAGGGCACATTGTCGAATGTTGCGGCGGGGGTGATGATTGTGATGTTTCGCCCGCTTAAAATCGGGGATTTTGTCGAGGTCAACGACGTGATGGGCACGGTCAAGGATATCACGCTCAACTATACCGAGTTGGCCGATCTGTCGAATGTGCAGGTGATCGTGCCGAATTCGGAGGTTTGGGGCAACACGATCAAGAACTATTCGACCAACGCCACGCGCCGGGCCGAGTGGACCTTTGGCGTGGGCTATGGCGTTAACCTTGCCGCTGCAGAGCAGGTGATCCGCGACACGATCCTTGCTGATGAGCGGGCGCTGAGCGACCCGGAGCCGTTCTTTCAGGTGACGAACCTAGGCGACAGCAGCGTTGATTTCCTTGTGCGGGTCTGGTGCGATGCGGGGGATTATTTCCAGTTCAAGGCCGACATGACGCGCAAGGTCAAAGAGGCGATGGACGCGGGTGATATCGACATCCCGTTCCCGACGCGCACCTTGGTGCATGACACGCCCGTGCTGGTGCGTGACGACAGCGAAGAGGTGGCTCAGGCGAGCTGA
- a CDS encoding SDR family oxidoreductase translates to MKRLENKRCAIIGAGSIGAGWGNGKATALRFAREGAHVLCVDRNAEAAAETAALIHAEGGSATTLAVDVTTPDAGATVLDTMVAHWGGIDVLNYNVGISMPGGVTDTSDADWERIFDINLTSAMRLSRAVLPAMQAQKSGAFIFVSSLAAVYSAPYSYVSYEVSKAALLRLSRSIASENAALGIRSNAILPGVIDTPHVSSFVDRETPPDELAKRRAAMVPMGRQGTAWDIANAALYLASDEAGFVTGIDLRVDGGQLA, encoded by the coding sequence ATGAAACGGCTTGAAAACAAACGCTGCGCCATCATCGGCGCCGGGTCGATCGGCGCGGGCTGGGGCAATGGCAAGGCCACCGCCCTGCGCTTTGCCCGCGAAGGGGCGCATGTGCTCTGCGTTGATCGCAACGCCGAGGCCGCCGCCGAAACCGCTGCCCTAATCCACGCCGAAGGCGGCAGCGCCACGACCCTCGCCGTTGATGTCACCACGCCCGACGCCGGTGCGACCGTGCTCGACACGATGGTGGCCCATTGGGGCGGGATCGACGTGCTCAACTATAACGTCGGGATCAGCATGCCGGGAGGTGTCACCGACACATCCGACGCCGATTGGGAGCGTATCTTTGATATCAACCTGACCTCGGCCATGCGCTTGTCGCGGGCGGTTCTACCCGCCATGCAGGCCCAGAAATCCGGCGCCTTCATCTTTGTCTCGTCGCTGGCGGCGGTCTATTCCGCACCCTACAGCTATGTCTCTTACGAGGTATCCAAGGCCGCGCTCCTGCGCCTGTCGCGCTCTATCGCCAGCGAGAACGCCGCGCTTGGCATCCGCTCCAACGCGATCCTGCCCGGCGTGATCGACACCCCGCATGTCAGTTCGTTCGTTGATCGCGAAACCCCGCCCGACGAGCTGGCCAAACGCCGCGCCGCAATGGTGCCGATGGGCCGGCAGGGCACGGCGTGGGACATTGCCAACGCCGCGCTTTATCTTGCTTCGGACGAAGCCGGCTTTGTCACCGGCATCGACCTGCGCGTTGATGGTGGTCAGCTCGCCTGA
- a CDS encoding TRAP transporter large permease subunit: MEFLSDLLPAFMFLGLIFGLFSSLPVGVMLMGVTLIFGSIALYSGDIRFAQLTLLPNRIFGGIIENPVLVAAPMFVFMGLVLEKTRIADDLLIALQKLLRAVPGGLALAVTLVGTILAAATGIIGASVVMLTALALPTMIKRGYAPSLAAGTIASAGTLGILIPPSVMLVFMGDLLTLNLAKLFVAAFLPGLALAGLYLLYIVLIAWRRPDLAPRAPRDGTETFDGWGELVVSLGLPFLIIVAVLGSILGGVATPTEASGVGAVAALLLGFLRRRLDWKALTSALDGSIRTIAMLFFIFVGATAFSYIFRLIGGEHFIVSTARSLSFGDWGLLAMMMLMIFIMGFFFDWIEITLIMLPIFAPIVHTMDFGDHVAKGDMIYWFAILVAVNLQTSFLTPPFGFALFYLKGAGGAHVTMGQIYRGIIPFVLLQIGALMLFVWKPGIVMWLPNTLLGN, translated from the coding sequence ATGGAATTTCTGAGCGACCTTTTGCCCGCCTTCATGTTTCTCGGGCTGATCTTTGGCCTGTTTTCAAGCCTCCCTGTCGGCGTCATGCTGATGGGTGTCACGCTAATCTTTGGCTCCATCGCGCTTTATTCGGGCGATATCCGCTTTGCCCAGCTAACACTTCTGCCGAACCGGATCTTTGGCGGCATCATCGAAAACCCGGTGCTTGTCGCCGCGCCGATGTTTGTCTTCATGGGGCTGGTGCTGGAAAAAACCCGCATTGCCGATGACCTGCTGATCGCGCTGCAAAAACTGCTGCGCGCGGTGCCCGGCGGGCTGGCCCTTGCGGTGACGCTGGTCGGCACGATCCTTGCGGCGGCGACCGGCATTATTGGCGCCTCCGTGGTGATGCTCACGGCGCTGGCGTTACCGACGATGATCAAACGCGGCTATGCCCCCTCGCTCGCCGCGGGCACAATCGCCAGCGCGGGCACGCTTGGCATTCTCATTCCGCCGTCGGTAATGCTCGTCTTCATGGGCGATCTGCTGACGCTGAACCTCGCCAAGCTCTTTGTCGCGGCCTTCCTGCCCGGCCTTGCGCTGGCGGGGCTCTACCTCCTCTATATCGTGCTGATCGCATGGCGGCGGCCCGATCTCGCCCCGCGCGCCCCCCGCGACGGGACCGAAACGTTCGACGGCTGGGGCGAACTCGTCGTCTCGCTCGGCCTGCCGTTCCTTATCATCGTCGCGGTGCTCGGCTCGATCCTCGGCGGCGTGGCCACCCCGACCGAAGCCTCAGGCGTCGGCGCTGTCGCGGCGCTGCTCCTCGGCTTCCTGCGCCGTAGGCTCGACTGGAAGGCGCTCACCAGCGCGCTTGACGGTTCGATCCGCACCATCGCGATGCTGTTCTTCATCTTTGTCGGGGCAACGGCGTTTTCCTATATCTTCCGCCTGATCGGGGGCGAGCACTTTATCGTCTCGACCGCACGCAGCCTGTCGTTTGGCGATTGGGGCCTCCTGGCAATGATGATGCTGATGATTTTCATCATGGGCTTCTTCTTTGACTGGATCGAAATCACGCTGATCATGCTGCCGATCTTTGCGCCCATCGTGCATACGATGGACTTTGGCGATCACGTGGCAAAGGGCGATATGATCTACTGGTTCGCAATCCTTGTGGCGGTGAACCTGCAAACCTCGTTCCTGACACCACCCTTCGGCTTTGCCCTGTTCTATCTCAAGGGCGCGGGCGGGGCGCATGTCACCATGGGGCAGATCTATCGCGGCATCATTCCCTTCGTGCTGCTGCAAATCGGCGCGCTGATGCTGTTCGTGTGGAAGCCGGGCATCGTTATGTGGCTGCCCAATACGCTCTTGGGGAACTGA
- a CDS encoding TRAP transporter small permease subunit, with the protein METCLTLSRWFALPCRWFAALCGALILILAGVIMYDVIGRRFFATGSFKLQELEWHLHGAIAVLAFGYAYLKDAHVRIDIFAARIGARRRLWLELFSIILFLLPFMGLLLWFGYDFAERSFLRGETSNGGVGLSHRWIIKSVIPVSAVLTMLGGLSVALRCVVSLYRPDLQPNPFEAS; encoded by the coding sequence ATGGAAACCTGTCTCACCCTGTCGCGCTGGTTCGCGCTGCCATGCCGCTGGTTTGCCGCGCTTTGCGGCGCGCTTATCCTGATCCTTGCGGGCGTTATCATGTATGACGTGATCGGGCGGCGCTTCTTCGCCACCGGGTCGTTCAAACTGCAAGAGCTGGAATGGCATCTGCACGGCGCGATTGCGGTGCTGGCCTTTGGCTATGCCTATCTCAAGGACGCGCATGTGCGGATCGACATCTTCGCCGCACGGATCGGCGCCCGCCGTCGCCTCTGGCTTGAATTGTTTTCCATCATCCTGTTCCTGCTGCCCTTCATGGGTCTGCTGCTGTGGTTTGGCTACGACTTTGCCGAACGCTCCTTTCTGCGCGGCGAAACCTCGAATGGCGGGGTCGGCTTGTCGCACCGCTGGATCATCAAATCGGTCATCCCGGTTTCGGCTGTGCTGACCATGCTCGGCGGCCTTTCGGTCGCTTTGCGCTGTGTTGTCTCGCTCTATCGCCCCGATCTGCAACCCAACCCGTTCGAGGCCAGCTAA
- a CDS encoding TRAP transporter substrate-binding protein, translating into MKLKTLALTAALTALALPAGARDIEMQSIYPGTLPLLGSSGAELGGRISKITGGELNFVFRNPGEIVAGNEIWDALSTGAIEAAWYSPGFAEGVVPSASLFTAFPFGPDVREYTAWWYNAGGYELWNEISAPYNIHSELCSILAPEASGWFREEINTPADLKGKKMRIFGLGAAVMEKLGVAAQSMPPADTMSALNLGTIDAAEMSFPAIDNALGMYEHAKHYYFPGWHQQTSLIVFMMNKDSWDGLSDRDRAAIQEVCTANVARTTAQGEAIEIAPLKKMQAENGVIVHRWNDEMMAAFRGAWDEVVAEKTAQSPEFKRVWDHIQAFRTEYAQWKDLGYVD; encoded by the coding sequence ATGAAACTCAAAACACTGGCCCTTACGGCCGCCCTGACCGCTCTGGCCCTTCCGGCTGGCGCGCGCGACATTGAAATGCAGTCGATCTACCCCGGCACCCTGCCGCTACTCGGCTCGTCCGGTGCCGAACTGGGCGGGCGTATTTCCAAAATCACCGGCGGAGAGCTGAACTTTGTCTTCCGCAACCCCGGCGAAATCGTTGCTGGCAACGAAATCTGGGACGCGCTTTCAACCGGCGCCATCGAAGCGGCTTGGTATAGCCCCGGCTTTGCCGAAGGCGTCGTGCCCTCGGCCTCGCTCTTTACCGCCTTCCCGTTCGGCCCGGACGTGCGCGAATATACCGCCTGGTGGTATAACGCTGGCGGCTATGAACTCTGGAACGAGATTTCCGCCCCCTACAACATCCACTCCGAACTCTGCTCGATCCTCGCCCCCGAAGCCTCGGGCTGGTTCCGCGAAGAAATCAACACCCCCGCCGACCTCAAAGGCAAGAAGATGCGGATCTTCGGCCTCGGCGCTGCGGTGATGGAAAAACTCGGCGTCGCGGCGCAATCCATGCCCCCCGCCGACACGATGAGCGCGCTCAACCTCGGCACCATCGACGCCGCGGAAATGTCCTTCCCGGCGATCGACAACGCGCTCGGCATGTATGAGCACGCCAAGCATTACTACTTCCCCGGCTGGCACCAGCAGACCTCGCTCATCGTCTTCATGATGAACAAAGACAGCTGGGACGGCCTGAGCGATCGTGACCGCGCCGCCATTCAGGAAGTCTGCACCGCCAATGTGGCCCGCACCACGGCACAGGGCGAAGCGATCGAAATCGCACCGCTGAAAAAGATGCAGGCCGAAAACGGCGTCATCGTCCACCGCTGGAATGACGAGATGATGGCTGCCTTCCGTGGCGCATGGGACGAGGTCGTTGCCGAAAAGACCGCGCAAAGCCCCGAGTTCAAGCGCGTCTGGGATCATATTCAAGCCTTCCGCACCGAATATGCCCAGTGGAAAGACCTCGGCTACGTCGACTAA
- a CDS encoding SDR family oxidoreductase has protein sequence MTKATAIVTGGAGTLGLAIGRALVADGWPVLLVDLTDTVMDAAQSIGARGFIGDLTDPDTRNSLISQAGEIGALINCAGLGRVVPFFETDKALWDSIIEVNLTVPMLLSQAAAQAMVKTGGGNIVNIASVSGQVASRGRVAYGTSKAGLLHLTRQMAVELAEHNIRCNSVAPGPVDGPMAKHHPPEQRQRYLETIPQGRYARGEEIAEAVRFLVSPGASNITGHCLNVDGGWRIAGV, from the coding sequence ATGACCAAAGCCACGGCAATCGTGACTGGCGGAGCGGGGACGCTCGGTCTTGCCATTGGCCGCGCCTTGGTTGCGGATGGCTGGCCCGTGCTGCTCGTCGATCTCACCGATACAGTCATGGACGCGGCTCAAAGCATTGGCGCGCGTGGATTTATCGGCGATCTGACAGACCCCGACACCCGCAATAGCCTCATAAGCCAAGCCGGCGAGATCGGCGCGCTGATCAACTGCGCCGGGCTGGGCCGCGTCGTGCCCTTCTTTGAAACCGACAAGGCGCTCTGGGACAGTATCATAGAGGTCAACCTGACCGTGCCCATGCTCCTGTCACAGGCGGCGGCACAGGCGATGGTCAAAACCGGCGGCGGCAATATCGTCAATATCGCCTCGGTCTCGGGCCAAGTCGCCAGCCGCGGGCGCGTGGCCTATGGCACCTCCAAGGCCGGGCTGCTGCACCTGACCCGCCAGATGGCCGTCGAACTGGCCGAACATAACATCCGTTGTAACTCCGTTGCCCCCGGCCCGGTTGATGGCCCGATGGCCAAACACCACCCGCCCGAGCAACGCCAGCGTTACCTAGAAACCATTCCGCAAGGCCGCTATGCGCGCGGCGAAGAGATCGCCGAAGCCGTGCGCTTCCTCGTCTCACCCGGCGCATCCAACATCACCGGCCATTGCCTCAACGTCGACGGAGGATGGCGTATCGCAGGGGTCTGA
- a CDS encoding IclR family transcriptional regulator, which produces MDSGKETSGGSQSIDRALSLLSLVASHGGDEVPMPELTEKTGLSRPTVRRIMLALMRAGYVEQAPQGGYFPGPECLVVGTMAARRHNLLDASMDSLIALAAACGDSSFVSVRRGSYSVCLHREEGDFPIRTHVLQPGARHPLGVGAGAMAILAALPEDEIEQVLEATNAERRADFPGFTEEFLRREIAAQQSRGWTLNPGMYVANSWAIGVPVKGAAGRVLGSISIAAIDNRMTPDRQAALGKMLLEQAKIIEGRLTVPTRTPQNQSAG; this is translated from the coding sequence ATGGATAGCGGCAAAGAAACATCCGGCGGCAGCCAGAGTATCGACCGGGCGTTGAGCCTGTTGTCGCTTGTGGCGAGTCACGGCGGCGACGAGGTTCCGATGCCCGAGCTGACCGAGAAGACCGGGCTCTCGCGTCCGACGGTGCGGCGCATTATGCTGGCCCTGATGCGGGCGGGCTATGTCGAGCAGGCGCCGCAGGGTGGCTATTTTCCCGGACCCGAATGCCTTGTCGTGGGGACGATGGCGGCGCGGCGGCATAACCTGCTTGATGCGTCGATGGACAGTTTGATTGCGCTGGCCGCGGCCTGTGGTGACAGCAGTTTCGTGTCGGTGCGGCGCGGGTCCTATTCGGTTTGCCTGCACCGTGAAGAGGGCGATTTTCCGATCCGCACCCATGTATTGCAGCCCGGCGCGCGCCACCCTTTGGGGGTTGGTGCGGGAGCGATGGCGATACTGGCGGCGCTGCCCGAAGATGAAATTGAACAGGTTCTTGAGGCGACCAACGCCGAGAGGCGCGCGGATTTTCCGGGGTTTACCGAAGAGTTCCTACGCCGTGAAATTGCCGCGCAACAGAGCCGGGGCTGGACCCTTAATCCGGGCATGTATGTGGCCAACAGCTGGGCCATCGGGGTGCCGGTCAAGGGCGCGGCGGGTCGGGTGCTTGGCTCGATCTCGATCGCGGCGATTGACAATCGCATGACGCCGGACCGGCAGGCGGCCTTGGGCAAGATGTTGCTGGAGCAGGCCAAGATAATCGAGGGGCGGCTGACCGTGCCGACCCGGACACCGCAAAACCAGAGCGCCGGATAA
- a CDS encoding acetyl-CoA acetyltransferase: MTNHPCIVGWAHSPFGKLDDAPDTESLIKATVPDALSHAGVAAEDVDGIFLGTFNSGFVPQNFEAGLVGMAVPELAHVPAVRMENACATGSAALYSAMDFVAAGRGRIALVVGVEKMTTIPPSEAADLMLKGAYVAEEGHFSPGFAGVFGHIAQSYFQQYGDQSDALAMIAAKNHKNAVRNPYAHMPKDFGFEFCNTVSDKNPKVAGPLRRTDCSLISDGAAVLVIADAETAKSMKQAIAFRARNHVNDFMALSRREAPYAFDGAARAWRGALDEAGLTIGDLDLVETHDCFTVAEMLEYEAMGLAERGQGHRVIREGVTTREGKLPVNLSGGLKARGHPLGATGVSMHVMAAMQLVGDAGVMQLEGAELAGVFNMGGAAVANYTSILERLK, translated from the coding sequence ATGACCAATCACCCTTGTATCGTTGGATGGGCGCACAGCCCGTTTGGTAAGCTGGACGACGCGCCGGACACCGAGAGCCTGATCAAGGCGACCGTGCCGGATGCGCTGAGCCATGCAGGTGTGGCGGCGGAGGATGTTGATGGCATTTTCCTTGGCACGTTCAACAGCGGTTTTGTGCCGCAGAACTTTGAGGCGGGGCTGGTTGGTATGGCCGTGCCGGAGCTGGCGCATGTGCCGGCGGTGCGGATGGAGAACGCCTGTGCCACCGGGTCGGCGGCGCTGTATTCGGCGATGGATTTTGTGGCGGCGGGGCGCGGGCGTATCGCGCTTGTCGTCGGGGTTGAGAAGATGACGACGATCCCGCCGTCAGAGGCGGCGGACCTGATGCTCAAGGGCGCATATGTTGCCGAAGAGGGCCATTTTTCGCCCGGTTTTGCAGGCGTGTTCGGTCATATCGCACAGAGCTATTTCCAGCAGTATGGCGACCAGTCTGATGCGCTGGCGATGATTGCGGCGAAGAACCACAAGAACGCGGTGCGCAACCCTTATGCCCATATGCCCAAGGATTTCGGCTTTGAGTTCTGCAACACGGTGAGCGACAAGAACCCCAAGGTGGCGGGGCCATTGCGGCGCACGGATTGTTCGCTGATCTCGGACGGAGCGGCGGTTTTGGTGATCGCGGACGCCGAGACGGCGAAGTCGATGAAACAGGCGATTGCCTTCCGCGCGCGCAACCACGTCAATGATTTCATGGCCCTGTCGCGGCGCGAGGCACCTTATGCGTTTGACGGTGCGGCGCGGGCATGGCGCGGGGCGCTGGACGAGGCGGGCCTCACGATTGGCGATCTCGATCTGGTGGAAACGCATGACTGTTTCACCGTGGCCGAGATGTTGGAATACGAAGCGATGGGGCTGGCCGAGCGCGGGCAGGGGCATCGCGTGATCCGCGAGGGTGTGACCACGCGCGAGGGCAAGCTTCCGGTGAACCTGTCGGGTGGGTTGAAGGCGCGGGGGCATCCGTTGGGCGCGACCGGTGTGTCGATGCATGTAATGGCCGCGATGCAGCTTGTCGGTGACGCGGGCGTGATGCAGCTTGAGGGTGCCGAGTTGGCCGGTGTGTTCAACATGGGCGGCGCGGCAGTGGCGAATTACACATCGATTCTGGAGCGCCTGAAATGA
- a CDS encoding acyl-CoA synthetase — protein MSEAMSWPTSTRVPNVAHFLTRHARRQADAVAIVYDDRTWTWGQFDARVSALARALRVDLGLEKGDRVLVQSANNNQMLEIMMAVFRAGLVWAPANFRQGTEEIAYQCQKSGAKAMFVEPAFPDHAEACRGMLEHVVAIGEMAGALSYEALVAKHLGQDFPNEEVSRDDACWLFFTSGSTGRPKAVVLTHGQMTFTILNHMNDLMPGLSARDASLVVAPLSHGAAAHQMAQIAGGAKSVILPQGRFEPAFAWKMVEDWRITNMFTVPTIVKIMVEDAAVKEHDHSSLKHVIYAGAPMYRADQKRALQELGHVLVQYYGLGEVTGAITVLRPEDHHLEDGPEARPGTCGVERTGIEVSIQDEKGNILAPGETGEICVIGAAVTPGYFEDEGANAKSFRNGWFCTGDLGHMDEQRFLFITGRSSDMYISGGSNVYPREIEEILLTIDGVSEVAILGVPHPRWGEVGLCVCVPEVGKSVDEDSLRGKLVGKVAKYKLPQHFVFLEEMPKTAYGKITKKLVREELTARGLIPDYEAETSGAGA, from the coding sequence ATGAGCGAAGCGATGTCTTGGCCGACCAGCACGCGGGTGCCAAATGTCGCGCATTTCCTAACGCGGCATGCCCGCCGTCAGGCGGATGCGGTGGCGATCGTCTATGACGATCGGACATGGACATGGGGGCAGTTCGATGCGCGGGTGAGCGCGTTGGCGCGTGCGCTGCGCGTGGATTTGGGCCTTGAGAAGGGCGACCGGGTTTTGGTGCAATCGGCCAACAACAACCAGATGCTTGAGATCATGATGGCGGTGTTTCGCGCGGGGTTGGTTTGGGCACCGGCGAATTTCCGGCAGGGCACCGAAGAGATTGCGTATCAGTGCCAGAAATCCGGTGCCAAGGCGATGTTTGTTGAGCCTGCCTTTCCTGACCATGCCGAGGCCTGTCGCGGTATGCTGGAGCATGTGGTGGCGATTGGCGAGATGGCGGGCGCGCTGTCTTATGAGGCATTGGTGGCCAAGCATCTGGGGCAGGATTTCCCCAACGAAGAGGTCAGTCGCGACGATGCTTGCTGGCTGTTCTTTACGTCCGGGTCAACCGGGCGGCCCAAGGCGGTTGTGCTGACCCACGGGCAGATGACATTCACCATTCTGAACCACATGAATGATCTGATGCCGGGGCTGAGCGCACGGGATGCGAGCCTTGTCGTGGCGCCGCTGTCGCATGGTGCGGCAGCGCACCAGATGGCGCAGATCGCGGGCGGCGCGAAGAGCGTGATCCTGCCGCAGGGGCGTTTTGAGCCAGCTTTTGCGTGGAAGATGGTCGAAGACTGGCGCATCACCAATATGTTCACCGTGCCGACCATCGTGAAGATCATGGTCGAGGACGCCGCGGTGAAAGAGCATGACCACTCCAGCCTGAAGCATGTCATCTATGCCGGAGCGCCGATGTATCGCGCCGATCAGAAACGCGCTTTGCAAGAACTGGGTCATGTGTTGGTGCAATACTATGGGCTTGGCGAAGTGACGGGGGCGATCACCGTGTTGCGCCCGGAAGATCACCATCTTGAGGACGGGCCCGAGGCACGCCCCGGCACCTGTGGTGTCGAGCGCACCGGCATCGAAGTGAGCATTCAGGACGAGAAGGGCAACATCCTTGCCCCCGGCGAGACCGGCGAGATCTGTGTGATCGGCGCGGCGGTGACGCCCGGCTATTTCGAGGACGAGGGCGCCAATGCCAAGTCGTTCCGCAACGGCTGGTTCTGCACCGGCGATCTGGGCCACATGGACGAACAGCGGTTCCTGTTCATCACAGGGCGGTCTTCGGACATGTATATCTCGGGCGGTTCGAATGTCTATCCGCGCGAGATCGAAGAGATCCTGTTGACCATCGACGGGGTGAGCGAGGTCGCCATTCTTGGGGTGCCGCATCCGCGCTGGGGCGAGGTCGGTTTGTGCGTCTGTGTTCCCGAAGTGGGCAAGAGCGTAGATGAAGACAGCCTGCGCGGGAAGCTGGTTGGCAAGGTGGCGAAATACAAGCTGCCGCAGCATTTCGTGTTTCTCGAAGAGATGCCAAAGACCGCCTATGGCAAGATCACCAAGAAGCTGGTGCGCGAAGAGCTGACGGCGCGAGGTTTGATCCCCGATTACGAGGCCGAAACCAGCGGCGCGGGGGCCTGA
- a CDS encoding CoA transferase, protein MSGPLKGLKVVEMQGLGPAPLAGQFLADMGAEVVLITRKSGAADPTDINNRGKRSVALNLKAAEGVEAAMELIARADVVIEGFRPGVMERMGLGPEPCAARNPKLVFARMTGWGQEGPLAQSAGHDINYLGLTGFLHALGPAQGVPAPPLNIGADYGGGTMFLLFGIMAALYERQTSGLGQVVDAAMVDGASAMMALVHSFIARGQWSEAREANLLDGGAPFYRTYECGDGKFLAVGPLEPQFFAELVRLAGLPEDHMATQMDAPSWGERRDAYAQVFKQKSRDEWAAIFDGSDACATPVMTWSEAPAHPHMAARGTFTEVAGVTQAAPAPRLSRSAPDTPAPPPAPGADSDAVLREIGYDAAAIARLREAGVLT, encoded by the coding sequence ATGAGCGGGCCTTTGAAGGGCCTGAAAGTGGTCGAGATGCAGGGGCTTGGCCCGGCGCCATTGGCGGGTCAGTTCCTTGCCGATATGGGCGCCGAGGTGGTGTTGATCACCCGCAAGTCGGGCGCGGCCGACCCCACGGATATCAACAATCGCGGCAAACGCTCGGTTGCGTTGAACCTCAAGGCGGCCGAGGGCGTGGAAGCGGCGATGGAGTTGATCGCGCGGGCGGATGTTGTGATCGAAGGCTTTCGCCCCGGCGTGATGGAGCGCATGGGGCTGGGGCCGGAGCCCTGCGCGGCGCGCAACCCAAAGCTTGTTTTTGCGCGGATGACCGGTTGGGGTCAGGAGGGGCCGCTGGCGCAGAGTGCGGGGCATGACATCAACTATCTTGGGCTGACCGGGTTTTTGCACGCGCTTGGCCCGGCGCAGGGCGTGCCAGCGCCGCCGCTCAATATCGGGGCGGATTATGGCGGCGGCACCATGTTCCTGTTGTTCGGGATCATGGCGGCGCTTTATGAGCGCCAGACCTCGGGCTTGGGGCAGGTTGTGGATGCGGCGATGGTTGACGGGGCCTCGGCGATGATGGCGCTGGTCCATAGTTTCATTGCGCGCGGGCAATGGTCCGAGGCGCGCGAGGCGAACCTGCTGGACGGGGGCGCGCCGTTTTACCGGACCTATGAATGCGGCGATGGCAAATTCCTTGCCGTTGGGCCGTTGGAGCCGCAGTTTTTTGCCGAGCTTGTCCGCCTTGCCGGCCTGCCCGAAGATCACATGGCGACGCAGATGGATGCGCCAAGCTGGGGTGAGCGCAGGGACGCCTATGCGCAGGTGTTCAAGCAAAAGAGCCGCGATGAATGGGCGGCGATTTTTGACGGATCGGACGCCTGTGCGACGCCGGTGATGACATGGTCGGAAGCGCCTGCGCATCCGCATATGGCAGCGCGCGGCACCTTCACCGAGGTCGCAGGCGTGACGCAGGCCGCGCCCGCGCCGAGACTGTCGCGCAGCGCCCCCGATACGCCCGCGCCGCCGCCTGCGCCGGGGGCAGACAGCGACGCGGTGCTGCGTGAGATCGGCTATGACGCGGCGGCGATTGCGCGGCTGCGCGAGGCCGGGGTTCTGACCTAG